One window of Mobula hypostoma chromosome 30, sMobHyp1.1, whole genome shotgun sequence genomic DNA carries:
- the LOC134339721 gene encoding late histone H2A.2.2-like: MPELAKSTPKKGAKKALPKPAGKAGKKRKRLRKESYSIDIYKVMKQVHPVPPTALTRNCYLPILISPPCWYPFAVTVKISGRGKGTAGKARSKAKSCSSRAGLQFPVGRVHRLLRKGNYAERVGAGAPVYLAAVLEYLTPEILELAGNAARDNKKTRIIPRHLQLAVRNDEELNKLLGGVTIAQGCVLPNIQAVLLPKKTDGVNYDHEALRRHQYAELAALWKNGR; encoded by the exons ATGCCTGAGCTTGCGAAATCCACTCCGAAGAAGGGCGCCAAGAAAGCTTTGCCCAAACCAGCGGGCAAGGCAGGGAAGAAGCGCAAGAGGCTGAGGAAGGAGAGTTACTCCATCGACATCTACAAAGTGATGAAGCAGGTTCACCCCGTTCCTCCCACTGCACTGACACGGAATTGTTACCTCCCCATCCTCATCAGTCCGCCCTGCTGGTATCCAT TTGCCGTGACTGTGAAAATATCTGGACGTGGAAAAGGCACCGCTGGCAAAGCTCGGTCCAAGGCCAAATCTTGCTCATCTCGGGCTGGACTGCAGTTCCCGGTCGGCCGGGTTCACAGACTCCTAAGAAAGGGCAACTATGCTGAGCGGGTGGGTGCCGGAGCCCCGGTCTATCTGGCTGCTGTGCTCGAGTATCTGACACCCGAAATCCTTGAATTGGCCGGCAACGCCGCCCGGGACAATAAGAAAACCCGCATCATCCCTCGACACCTCCAGCTGGCCGTCCGCAACGATGAGGAGCTGAACAAGCTGCTGGGAGGGGTGACTATCGCTCAGGGCTGTGTGTTACCCAATATTCAGGCCGTGCTGTTGCCCAAGAAAACCGATGGTGTCA actacgaccatgaagccttgcgcaggcaccagtatGCTGAACTCGCTGCCCTGTGGAAGAATGGGAGGTGA